From Prionailurus bengalensis isolate Pbe53 chromosome F2, Fcat_Pben_1.1_paternal_pri, whole genome shotgun sequence, one genomic window encodes:
- the CIBAR1 gene encoding protein FAM92A isoform X3, giving the protein MLRRSLENRDAQTRQLQDAVTNVEKHFGELCQIFAAYVRKTARLRDKADLLVNEINVYASTETPNLKQGLKNFAEEFAKLQDYRQAEVLMNHEQKVERLEAKVVEPLKAYGTIVKMKRDDLKATLTARNREAKQLTQLERTRQRNPSDRHVISQAETELQRATMDATRTTRHLEETIDNFEKQKIKDIKTIFSEFITIEMLFHGKALEVYTAAYQNIQKIDEEEDLEVSTCRLRKDQQADDDEEDEDLDVTEEEN; this is encoded by the exons ATGTTGAGGCGCAGCTTGGAAAACCG GGACGCTCAAACCAGACAACTGCAAGATGCTGTCACGAATGTGGAGAAGCATTTCGGAGAGCTGTGCCAAATCTTTGCTGCTTATGTGCGGAAAACTGCCAGACTGCGAGACAAAGCAGACCTACTGGTGAATGAAATCAACGTGTATGCCTCCACAGAGACCCCAAATTTAAAGCAGGGCCTGAAAAACTTTGCCGAGGAGTTTGCCAAACTTCAGGATTATCGACAAGCAGAG GTGCTAATGAACCATGAACAAAAG GTTGAAAGACTTGAAGCCAAAGTAGTTGAACCTTTGAAAGCTTATGGAACCATTGTAAAAATGAAACGA GATGACCTCAAAGCAACATTAACAGCAAGGAATCGAGAAGCTAAACAGTTAACTCAGTTAGAAAGAACACGACAGCGAAACCCATCTGATCGACATGTTATT TCACAG GCAGAAACTGAATTGCAGAGAGCTACAATGGATGCTACCCGAACAACTCGTCATCTGGAGGAAACCATTGACAATTtcgaaaagcagaaaataaaggatATAAAG actatATTTTCAGAATTTATCACTATTGAAATGTTATTTCATGGCAAAGCTTTAGAGGTCTATACTGCTGCCTACCAAAACATACAAAAGATTGATGAAGAAGAAGATTTGGAG GTGTCTACCTGTCGACTAAGAAAGGATCAACAAGCAGATGATGATGAAGAGGATGAAGACTTAGAtgttacagaagaagaaaattaa
- the CIBAR1 gene encoding protein FAM92A isoform X1 yields MLRRSLENRDAQTRQLQDAVTNVEKHFGELCQIFAAYVRKTARLRDKADLLVNEINVYASTETPNLKQGLKNFAEEFAKLQDYRQAEVLMNHEQKVERLEAKVVEPLKAYGTIVKMKRDDLKATLTARNREAKQLTQLERTRQRNPSDRHVISQAETELQRATMDATRTTRHLEETIDNFEKQKIKDIKTIFSEFITIEMLFHGKALEVYTAAYQNIQKIDEEEDLEVFRNSLYPPDYSSRLDIVRANSKSPLQRSLSAKCVSGTGQVSTCRLRKDQQADDDEEDEDLDVTEEEN; encoded by the exons ATGTTGAGGCGCAGCTTGGAAAACCG GGACGCTCAAACCAGACAACTGCAAGATGCTGTCACGAATGTGGAGAAGCATTTCGGAGAGCTGTGCCAAATCTTTGCTGCTTATGTGCGGAAAACTGCCAGACTGCGAGACAAAGCAGACCTACTGGTGAATGAAATCAACGTGTATGCCTCCACAGAGACCCCAAATTTAAAGCAGGGCCTGAAAAACTTTGCCGAGGAGTTTGCCAAACTTCAGGATTATCGACAAGCAGAG GTGCTAATGAACCATGAACAAAAG GTTGAAAGACTTGAAGCCAAAGTAGTTGAACCTTTGAAAGCTTATGGAACCATTGTAAAAATGAAACGA GATGACCTCAAAGCAACATTAACAGCAAGGAATCGAGAAGCTAAACAGTTAACTCAGTTAGAAAGAACACGACAGCGAAACCCATCTGATCGACATGTTATT TCACAG GCAGAAACTGAATTGCAGAGAGCTACAATGGATGCTACCCGAACAACTCGTCATCTGGAGGAAACCATTGACAATTtcgaaaagcagaaaataaaggatATAAAG actatATTTTCAGAATTTATCACTATTGAAATGTTATTTCATGGCAAAGCTTTAGAGGTCTATACTGCTGCCTACCAAAACATACAAAAGATTGATGAAGAAGAAGATTTGGAG GTTTTCCGAAATTCTCTGTATCCACCAGATTATTCATCCCGTTTAGATATCGTAAGAGCAAATTCAAAGTCCCCTCTTCAAAGATCACTGTCAGCTAAGTGTGTATCTGGAACAGGTCAG GTGTCTACCTGTCGACTAAGAAAGGATCAACAAGCAGATGATGATGAAGAGGATGAAGACTTAGAtgttacagaagaagaaaattaa
- the CIBAR1 gene encoding protein FAM92A isoform X2, producing MLRRSLENRDAQTRQLQDAVTNVEKHFGELCQIFAAYVRKTARLRDKADLLVNEINVYASTETPNLKQGLKNFAEEFAKLQDYRQAEVERLEAKVVEPLKAYGTIVKMKRDDLKATLTARNREAKQLTQLERTRQRNPSDRHVISQAETELQRATMDATRTTRHLEETIDNFEKQKIKDIKTIFSEFITIEMLFHGKALEVYTAAYQNIQKIDEEEDLEVFRNSLYPPDYSSRLDIVRANSKSPLQRSLSAKCVSGTGQVSTCRLRKDQQADDDEEDEDLDVTEEEN from the exons ATGTTGAGGCGCAGCTTGGAAAACCG GGACGCTCAAACCAGACAACTGCAAGATGCTGTCACGAATGTGGAGAAGCATTTCGGAGAGCTGTGCCAAATCTTTGCTGCTTATGTGCGGAAAACTGCCAGACTGCGAGACAAAGCAGACCTACTGGTGAATGAAATCAACGTGTATGCCTCCACAGAGACCCCAAATTTAAAGCAGGGCCTGAAAAACTTTGCCGAGGAGTTTGCCAAACTTCAGGATTATCGACAAGCAGAG GTTGAAAGACTTGAAGCCAAAGTAGTTGAACCTTTGAAAGCTTATGGAACCATTGTAAAAATGAAACGA GATGACCTCAAAGCAACATTAACAGCAAGGAATCGAGAAGCTAAACAGTTAACTCAGTTAGAAAGAACACGACAGCGAAACCCATCTGATCGACATGTTATT TCACAG GCAGAAACTGAATTGCAGAGAGCTACAATGGATGCTACCCGAACAACTCGTCATCTGGAGGAAACCATTGACAATTtcgaaaagcagaaaataaaggatATAAAG actatATTTTCAGAATTTATCACTATTGAAATGTTATTTCATGGCAAAGCTTTAGAGGTCTATACTGCTGCCTACCAAAACATACAAAAGATTGATGAAGAAGAAGATTTGGAG GTTTTCCGAAATTCTCTGTATCCACCAGATTATTCATCCCGTTTAGATATCGTAAGAGCAAATTCAAAGTCCCCTCTTCAAAGATCACTGTCAGCTAAGTGTGTATCTGGAACAGGTCAG GTGTCTACCTGTCGACTAAGAAAGGATCAACAAGCAGATGATGATGAAGAGGATGAAGACTTAGAtgttacagaagaagaaaattaa